The following proteins come from a genomic window of Anopheles ziemanni chromosome 3, idAnoZiCoDA_A2_x.2, whole genome shotgun sequence:
- the LOC131289694 gene encoding uncharacterized protein LOC131289694 — MSHLKCIVLFLTVVAMVTNESHGRSLDRTVRDVVADGVEVDLSVSGEDNRAAIPVISDIMRVEKIADLLISIGERVLPALLDGLAEQVTTAAERKLKPAGQHTEKTSHESILS; from the exons atgagCCATTTGAAGTGCATCGTGCTGTTCCTGACGGTTGTGGCCATGGTGACTAATGAGTCGCACGGGCGAAGT CTTGACCGAACGGTTCGAGATGTCGTTGCCGATGGCGTTGAAGTAGACCTGTCTGTTTCCGGCGAGGACAACCGGGCCGCGATACCCGTGATCAGCGATATCATGCGGGTGGAGAAAATTGCCGATCTGCTGATTTCCATCGGTGAGCGCGTGCTTCCGGCGCTATTGGACGGGCTGGCGGAACAGGTCACTACTGCAGCCGAGCGGAAGCTAAAACCGGCCGGACAGCACACCGAGAAAACATCTCACGAGAGTATACTGTCGTAG
- the LOC131288133 gene encoding protein UXT homolog: MMDKLTSSENIKTFVHENLKEDLRVYERQLNEINAETVEYVHLKHMIETILLNQKNGEGFKTQVNIGGNMFMKARADNASRLLVDIGLKVYVEFTIDEALRFVEMRIKVLTKQADVIRDKSIETKTNIKLALLVIGEGQRLHNVEEQR, from the coding sequence ATGATGGACAAACTAACAAGCTCCGAAAACATCAAAACCTTCGTACACGAAAACCTAAAGGAGGATCTTCGAGTGTACGAAAGGCAGCTGAATGAAATTAACGCAGAAACCGTAGAGTATGTTCATCTGAAACACATGATCGAAACGATTCTTCTCAACCAGAAAAATGGTGAAGGTTTCAAAACGCAAGTAAACATCGGAGGAAACATGTTCATGAAGGCGCGGGCCGATAATGCTAGCCGCTTGCTGGTGGACATCGGATTGAAGGTGTACGTTGAGTTTACCATCGACGAAGCGTTGCGGTTTGTAGAAATGAGGATCAAAGTGTTGACGAAACAGGCGGACGTAATCCGAGATAAGAGCATTgaaacgaaaaccaatatTAAACTTGCACTGCTCGTCATCGGCGAGGGTCAGCGTCTTCACAACGTAGAGGAACAACGATAA
- the LOC131288659 gene encoding mpv17-like protein — MWWKFIVDVTNEYKILRGMLSYSALWPIGSLIQQTFEGKRLHTYDWERCLRYSLYGTFVSAPMLYTWMRCANIMWPRTDFRSSLAKAFTEQAAYDPFAIVFFFYGMSILERKTQQQAGDEAKAKFWDTYKVGFFYWPVVQTVNFSLIKPKNQIIVAGFFSLIWTTFLAYNKSSQKPQQILQVA, encoded by the coding sequence ATGTGGTGGAAATTCATCGTCGATGTTACGAATGAGTACAAGATCCTGCGGGGTATGCTCTCCTACTCCGCACTCTGGCCGATAGGAAGCCTCATCCAGCAGACGTTCGAGGGCAAACGGCTGCACACGTATGACTGGGAGCGCTGCCTTCGCTACAGCCTGTACGGAACGTTCGTCTCGGCCCCGATGCTCTACACGTGGATGCGCTGTGCCAACATCATGTGGCCCCGGACGGACTTCCGGTCTTCGCTGGCCAAAGCGTTCACCGAGCAGGCCGCCTACGACCCGTTCGCCATCGTGTTCTTCTTCTACGGCATGAGTATCCTCGAGCGAAAGACACAGCAGCAGGCCGGCGACGAGGCGAAGGCCAAGTTCTGGGACACCTACAAGGTGGGTTTCTTCTACTGGCCTGTGGTGCAAACCGTCAACTTTTCGCTGATCAAGCCGAAAAACCAGATCATCGTGGCCGGTTTCTTCAGCCTCATCTGGACCACGTTTTTGGCGTACAACAAGTCGAGTCAGAAACCGCAACAAATACTCCAGGTGGCGTAG